The genomic interval CCCGGCGCCCGCTTCGTGCCCCGCGCCACCCTCGTCCTCAACACCGGCGAGACCGGCTTCCTCACCGCGCAGGAGGGCGACGACCGCCTGCGCTGGATCGACTACGCCACCGGCACCACGACCGTCCTCGACCACCGGCTGCCCAAGCCACTCGCCTACGACGTGGACGGCCTCCGCTTCGCCGAGCACCCCGGGGACTTCGGTCACGGCTCCGACACCGTCGCCCTCCACGCGGCGCACCCGTCCCCGCACGTGACGCTCCAGCAACGGGCGGGCGACGGACCGACGGTCACGGTCCCGATCCCGGAGGGCCAGTCGTACGTCGCCACCTACGGCGACACCGTCATCACCCGCACCGGCGCCGAGAACGCCGAAACGAGCCTGCACCTGCTGCGCACGGAGAACGGCCAGGTGCGGGACCAGAAGCTGGAGGGCCTGCCGGAAGGCTGGAACCTCACCATCAGCACCGGCGACTCCCGGTCCGTGGCCGTCCGCGCGATCAAGTGGGAGGACACCACGATGTCCCAGGGGTGGTGGGTCGTCGACCTCGCCACCGGCAAGGTGAAGACACTCTCCACCCACGGCGAGAGCGTCACCTTCGACCAGGACACCGTCTTCCACCTCGGCGCCCCGCAGCCCTACGCCGCCCAGGTGTACCGCCGCGACGACCTGGACGCGGAGCCGACCACCCTCGACCTGCGGGACGTCGGCGCGTACGACGACACGATCCTGCCCTTCGCCGACGGCTTCGCCACCGTGTCCCCGCCCAACCCCGGCGACAACCAGTACCGCGGCAACCCGCTCTCCCTCAGGGACACCGAGGGCCGCTCGACGACCCTGCTGACCGTCGCCTCCCCCTCGCTGCACCGCACGCCCGACGGCTCCCTGCTGGTGACCGGCGCCGAGAAGGACACCGACTACGGCCCGCTCGACTGGGGGTACTACCTCCTCACGCCCGCCGCCGACGGCACCGTCACCCGCAAGCGCGTCGCGGACATCGAGGACCGGGAGGCCGAACCGTTCGGCATCTCGCTGGGCAGCGGCATCCTCACCACCGCCGACGACTCCAAGCTCTACATGCCGGGCACCTACGTCGGCGGCTACCGCAGCACCTGGCTGAAGACCGCCGGGCGCCCCGAGGAGCTGAACTCGACCGTCGACGGCCTCGTCAGCGGCCGTGACGTCGACTGCGGCGACTCCGAGAGCGGCCCCTGCGTGACCATGTTCGCCTCCGGCGACGGGCACCACGGCCGCGAGGCCGGTACCGAGCAGGACGTCACCATGCTCTACCGCAACGGCGACTCCGCCTGGGGCCCGCGGGTGACCTCCGGACTCGGCAGCCCCGAACTCGTCGACCTGTCCGGCCGGTACGGCGTGGTCGACCAGGCCTGGGGCGGCTCGCAGGCCGTCCTGCGCTTCGAGGACGGCGACACCGGACGCGTCATAGAGAAGCGGGAGATCGTCGCGGCGGCCGTCTGGGGCAACCAGCTGTGGAGCGCCACCAGCAGCTGGGACGACCCCGGTCAGAACCTCCCGACCACGGTGACGGCGAAGAACCTGTCGACGGGCGCCGCGGGCGAGACCTTCGACGCCGGGTGCGTCCCCCGCGAACTGCAGGCCGTGGGGCGCTGGGTGTACTGGCAGTGCGACGACTCCTGGCCCAACTACCGGGGCGGCGGCGTCTACGACCGGCAGGCCAAGCGCTCCCTGAAGGTCGGCACCGACAAGGCGCTCCTCGGGGACGGCTACCTGGTCCGCCAGTCGGACACGACCGGCCTCACCCTCGTCGACCTGCACGAGGGCCTCCAGGCCGGTGCCACCGAGGCGGACCTGCCCCAGCGCGTCATCGTCACCGCGGCGGAACTGGGCGACCGGACCGTGCCCCGGGCCGGATGGACCGTGGACCGCTTCGGCGGACACGTCGCCTACGCGGGCGCGGACCGCCGGGTGCGGATCGTCCCCTCGGGCGTCCCGGCCTCCCGCATCGCCGTGATCGACGCGGAGACGTCGTCCGCCCTGGACATCAGGGCCGGGAAGACCTGGACGTCACGCTGGTGGCTGTCGAAGCCCGCCGCCTCCTGGACGCTGGCCCTGAAGAACAAGGCGAGCGGCAGGACCGTGCGCACCCTGTCCGGCGGCGAGGCCCGCGGCCTCCTGTCGGCCTCCTGGGACGGCAAGGACGCGACCGGGCGGTACGTCCCGAACGGCGCCTACACCTGGACCCTGACCGCGAAGCCCGCCGACGGCGCCGGCGCCGACCTGTCCGTCTCCGGGACCGTGCCGGTCACCGGAGGCACCGCCGTGTGGCGGGACATGGCGGGCGACGACGGCTTCGGCGACCTGCTGGCGACGGACTCCGCCGGGGCCGTGTGGATGTACCGGGGTACCGGGACCGGCGGCGTGAACTCCCGCACCGCCGGGACCGCCGGGGCGTTTCCCGCCGGCTCGGTGCTCGTGCCCGTCGGCGACGTGGACGGCGACCGGTGCGCCGACGTACTGGTCCGGGTGGGCAACGAGCTGCGGGCCTACCGCCCCGGCTGCGGCAAGGTCGTCGGCGCCTCGTCGCCGTACACGGTGATCGGCCAGGGCTGGGGCCAGTACGACCAGCTGACGTCACCCGGCGACCTCAACGGCGACGGCCACACCGACCTGATCGCCCGCCAGACCACGACCGGCGACATCTACTTCTACGCGGGCACGGCGGACCACCGCCTCAAGCCCCGGGTGCGGATCAAGGCGAACTGGAAGCTGTACAAGTGGATCACCGGCGCCGGTGACCTGAACGGCGACGGACGCGGCGACCTGCTCGGCCAGGACTCCGCCGGTGTCCTGTGGCGGTACTACGGCACCGCCGCCGGCAACGTGACCAAGCGGGAGCAGGTCGGCGGCGGCTGGAACGCCTACTCCGCCCTCGTCGGCACCGGCGACCTCTCCGGCGACGGCCGCACCGACCTGCTGGCCCGCGACACCGCCGGGAGGCTGTGGCGGTACGCGTCCACGGGCAACGGCACGTACGGCAGCCGGGTGCTGGTCGGCACGGGCGGCTGGAACACGTTCAAGGGCCTGTACTGACCCGAGCGCGGAAAGAAGAGGGCGGCCCCCGGCGTGGACATCACGCCGGGGGCCGCCCCCGTTCCCGCCGCCTCACACCTCAGGAGTCGAGCACCTGCCCGTCCCGCCGCACCACGGGCGGCTGAACGCTCCACGGGAAGTTGATCCACTCGTCGGTGCGCTTCCACACGTACTCGCACTTCACCAGCGACTGCGTCTTCTCGTAGATGACGGCGCTGCGCACCTCGGCGACGGCGTCGAGGCAGAAGTCGCGGACCAGCTTGAGGGTCTTGCCGGTGTCGGCGACGTCGTCCGCGATCAGCACCTTCTTGTCGGTGAAGTCGATCGCGTTCGGGACGGGCGCGAGCATGACGGGCATCTCGAGCGTGGTGCCGACGCCGGTGTAGAACTCGACGTTGACCAGGTGGATGTTCTTGCAGTCGAGCGCGTAGGCGAGCCCGCCGGCGACGAAGACGCCGCCGCGCGCGATGCTGAGCACCACGTCCGGCCGGTAGCCGTCGTCGGCGATGGTCTGGGCGAGCTCGCGGACGGCGACGCCGAACTGCTCGTAGCTGAGGTTCTCGCGCACGCCGCTCACACCTGCGTCCGGTGGAAGTTGAGGTAGGACCGGGAGGCCGTGGGCCCGCGCTGCCCCTGGTAGCGGGAGCCGTACCGCTCACTGCCGTAGGGGTGCTCGGCCGGCGAGCTGAGCCGGAACATGCAGAGCTGCCCGATCTTCATGCCGGGCCACAGCTTGATGGGGAGCGTGGCGAGGTTGCTCAGCTCCAGGGTCACGTGCCCGGAGAACCCGGGGTCGATGAAGCCGGCCGTGGAGTGGGTCACCAGCCCGAGCCGCCCCAGCGAGCTCTTCCCCTCCAGCCGGGAGGCGAGGTCGTCGGGCAGCGTGATGACCTCGTACGTACTGGCCAGCACGAACTCACCGGGGTGCAGGATGAACGGCTCGTCCCCCTCCGGCTCCACGAGCCGGGTGAGGTCCGCCTGCTCGACGGAGGGGTCGATGTGCGGGTACCGGTGGTTCTCGAACACCCGGAAGAAGCGGTCGAGACGTACGTCGATGCTGGACGGCTGCACCATGGATGCGTCGTAGGGATCGATCCGCACCCGCCCGGCGTCGATCTCGGCCCGGATGTCCTTGTCTGAGAGAAGCACGTCCCGAGAATACGCAAGGCGCGCGCGACGACCGAAACCGGCCGCCCCACGCGCCCACGCTCTCTGTCTGCGGGTTTCCCCCGCCGCTCCTGCCCTGCCGCTCCTTACGGCTACCGGCTTCCGGCTACCGGTTACCGCTTCTGCAAGGTCACCGGCACGACGCTGCGAAGCCGCGCACAGCGCGGACACCGCAGCAGCCGGCCGGGGCCGAGGCGCTCGGCCTGCTGCATCGGGAACGAGGTGGCGGTGAACACGTGCCCATCGGCACAGCGGACGACGGTGCGCTCCATCAAGTCCAAGAGTCCCTTCCCCAAGAACCGCGTCTGGCTTGCTGCCCTGACGACAAAAGCCACGTTACGGGATGAAAGGAACGGCCCTCCAGGCGGCACCCCGGACGCACGCCACGGCCTCACCGTACGCCCCGCCGTCTGCCCCCCGCAGCGGCTTCCACACCTTGAAACATTCTGAAACATGGTCAGGCCCCCGGGTCTTGGACACCGGGGGCCTGGCATGAGGTACAGTGATCGAGCGTCCGGACCACTCCGACGGAGCGGATCTGGATCTTGCGCGGGTGTAGTTTAATGGTAGAACATCAGCTTCCCAAGCTGAGAGCGCGAGTTCGATTCTCGTCACCCGCTCCACGAAGCAGGCCCAGGTCATCGACCTGGGCCTTCGTGATGTGTATACGTACCTGCTCGACCCCGCGACGAGGACGTACCGCGAAGGGGACGTGTTCGCCGGCCCCCTGAAGATCACCGCCCCCTTCGCAGCGGAGATCGACCTCGGTCAGGTCTGAACCGGTCGCAGGGCAGTCAGAGGGGCTGCTCAGCCGGCGGTGGTGCGCCCGGCAGACTCCTGCGGACGTGCGAAAGCAACCGAGGATCCCTCGGGCGAGCAGAGCCCGGAGGCGTAGAACCCACGCGGACGCCGCCGCACCTCCGGTCGGACGGCTTCACCGTGCCGTGCCCACCGTGTGCCCTTCAGAGCGGACACCTACGGTCGGCAGGAGCATGCGCCGAAGAAGCACACCCTCATCGTTGAGCGTGTATCCGCGGGTCGGCGAGAGGGCTATCACCCGAGCGCCGTCGCTTCCCGGGCTGGGAGCGCGAGTCCGGTCCTCGTCACCCGCTGCATGGGAAACCCCTGGCCCGCAAGGCCCGGGTTTTTTGTCGTCCGGGCCTTGCGGGCCAGGGAGCGAGCCGCGCGGTTCAACCACGCAGTCGGCCTCCGAACCAGAGCGGAAGACGCGCAGGCCGGGTCGCGACCGCGGAGCGCGGCAACGCTCAAGGCATGCCTTCGGCGGGGCGCTCAGGCTCCGAGACGGAGGGGGCGTCGCTTGCGAGTACCGGCCGGAGGAGTGGCGTACGCGGGGAGCTCCCGTCCCGCCTGCCGTCGCCCCAGGCGGAGCCGAGCAGGCGGGGCGGGAGCCGGA from Streptomyces sp. DH-12 carries:
- a CDS encoding FG-GAP-like repeat-containing protein, whose product is MNRPLDKRAVRRRRALGRTALTVTLAVTAGIGAATGTATAADTTTASAEPVVISPGARFVPRATLVLNTGETGFLTAQEGDDRLRWIDYATGTTTVLDHRLPKPLAYDVDGLRFAEHPGDFGHGSDTVALHAAHPSPHVTLQQRAGDGPTVTVPIPEGQSYVATYGDTVITRTGAENAETSLHLLRTENGQVRDQKLEGLPEGWNLTISTGDSRSVAVRAIKWEDTTMSQGWWVVDLATGKVKTLSTHGESVTFDQDTVFHLGAPQPYAAQVYRRDDLDAEPTTLDLRDVGAYDDTILPFADGFATVSPPNPGDNQYRGNPLSLRDTEGRSTTLLTVASPSLHRTPDGSLLVTGAEKDTDYGPLDWGYYLLTPAADGTVTRKRVADIEDREAEPFGISLGSGILTTADDSKLYMPGTYVGGYRSTWLKTAGRPEELNSTVDGLVSGRDVDCGDSESGPCVTMFASGDGHHGREAGTEQDVTMLYRNGDSAWGPRVTSGLGSPELVDLSGRYGVVDQAWGGSQAVLRFEDGDTGRVIEKREIVAAAVWGNQLWSATSSWDDPGQNLPTTVTAKNLSTGAAGETFDAGCVPRELQAVGRWVYWQCDDSWPNYRGGGVYDRQAKRSLKVGTDKALLGDGYLVRQSDTTGLTLVDLHEGLQAGATEADLPQRVIVTAAELGDRTVPRAGWTVDRFGGHVAYAGADRRVRIVPSGVPASRIAVIDAETSSALDIRAGKTWTSRWWLSKPAASWTLALKNKASGRTVRTLSGGEARGLLSASWDGKDATGRYVPNGAYTWTLTAKPADGAGADLSVSGTVPVTGGTAVWRDMAGDDGFGDLLATDSAGAVWMYRGTGTGGVNSRTAGTAGAFPAGSVLVPVGDVDGDRCADVLVRVGNELRAYRPGCGKVVGASSPYTVIGQGWGQYDQLTSPGDLNGDGHTDLIARQTTTGDIYFYAGTADHRLKPRVRIKANWKLYKWITGAGDLNGDGRGDLLGQDSAGVLWRYYGTAAGNVTKREQVGGGWNAYSALVGTGDLSGDGRTDLLARDTAGRLWRYASTGNGTYGSRVLVGTGGWNTFKGLY
- a CDS encoding phosphoribosyltransferase, which produces MSGVRENLSYEQFGVAVRELAQTIADDGYRPDVVLSIARGGVFVAGGLAYALDCKNIHLVNVEFYTGVGTTLEMPVMLAPVPNAIDFTDKKVLIADDVADTGKTLKLVRDFCLDAVAEVRSAVIYEKTQSLVKCEYVWKRTDEWINFPWSVQPPVVRRDGQVLDS
- the dcd gene encoding dCTP deaminase, with the protein product MLLSDKDIRAEIDAGRVRIDPYDASMVQPSSIDVRLDRFFRVFENHRYPHIDPSVEQADLTRLVEPEGDEPFILHPGEFVLASTYEVITLPDDLASRLEGKSSLGRLGLVTHSTAGFIDPGFSGHVTLELSNLATLPIKLWPGMKIGQLCMFRLSSPAEHPYGSERYGSRYQGQRGPTASRSYLNFHRTQV